A stretch of Stenotrophomonas indicatrix DNA encodes these proteins:
- a CDS encoding MFS transporter gives MYLFPRRRPPNWILIIASLGCTMTVLETNAVAVALPTIARDLQADFADIEWVISCYILTFTSLLLPAGAIADRHGRRRVLLIGIALFALSSLTCALAPTASALYVARALQGVGAAFLLAPSLSVIGHEFHEGKQRDDAWAFWGTAMGMMMVLSPLIGGLLSSLWGWRSVFIAILPFLAFLAYGAIRWVPDTADTVVRPLDPPGIITFSMAIFGIVFFLVEGLAQGWTSAVALAGLGLGIAMAALFTCIELTRRHPMVDLRLLASPRFVGALIAMIGYAVSAQVMASMLPQYLQNGVGLSALATGAGMLPFAAAMLLFPSVGRRLGRRLSSGMVLAIGLSITAAGNALAGIGAWHNQPTVALLAMIIIGAGGGILNGETSKAIIGSAPRDRAGMASGISATTRFVGILLGFTILSSALTVGIRAGLSARVPADEVMRLADTIATGALTRGAQVDLARAIYSQGFAASLWTAAAAATLASLAVVLLRPRA, from the coding sequence GTGTATCTCTTCCCCCGCCGCAGACCACCCAACTGGATCCTGATCATCGCCTCGCTCGGCTGCACGATGACGGTGCTGGAAACCAACGCCGTGGCCGTCGCCCTGCCGACCATCGCGCGGGATCTGCAGGCTGACTTCGCCGACATCGAATGGGTGATCAGCTGCTACATCCTGACCTTCACCTCGTTGCTTCTGCCCGCCGGTGCCATCGCCGATCGTCATGGCCGCAGGCGTGTGCTGCTGATCGGCATCGCACTGTTCGCCCTCTCATCGCTGACCTGCGCGCTGGCCCCCACGGCCAGTGCGCTGTATGTGGCCCGAGCGTTGCAGGGCGTGGGTGCCGCTTTCCTGCTGGCCCCATCACTGTCGGTGATCGGCCACGAATTCCACGAGGGCAAGCAACGCGACGATGCCTGGGCCTTCTGGGGCACGGCAATGGGCATGATGATGGTGCTCTCGCCGCTTATCGGTGGGCTGCTGTCCTCGCTGTGGGGATGGCGCTCGGTGTTCATCGCGATCCTGCCCTTCCTCGCCTTCCTGGCCTATGGTGCGATCCGCTGGGTTCCCGACACTGCCGACACGGTGGTACGCCCGCTCGATCCGCCCGGCATCATCACCTTCAGCATGGCGATCTTCGGCATCGTGTTCTTCCTCGTGGAAGGACTCGCGCAGGGATGGACATCGGCGGTGGCCCTGGCCGGCCTGGGCCTGGGCATCGCGATGGCCGCGCTGTTCACCTGCATCGAGCTCACGCGTCGGCATCCGATGGTCGACCTGCGGCTGCTTGCCAGCCCGCGCTTTGTCGGTGCCCTGATCGCCATGATCGGCTACGCGGTCAGCGCGCAGGTGATGGCCTCGATGCTGCCGCAGTACCTGCAGAACGGCGTCGGCCTGAGTGCGCTGGCCACGGGCGCCGGCATGCTGCCGTTCGCTGCGGCGATGCTGCTGTTCCCCAGCGTGGGCAGGCGCCTGGGCAGACGATTGTCGAGCGGGATGGTGCTGGCCATCGGCCTGTCCATCACTGCCGCCGGCAATGCGCTGGCCGGTATCGGTGCATGGCACAACCAGCCGACGGTGGCACTGCTGGCGATGATCATCATCGGCGCAGGCGGTGGCATCCTCAACGGCGAAACATCCAAGGCGATCATCGGTTCGGCGCCCCGCGACCGCGCAGGCATGGCCTCGGGCATCAGTGCGACGACCCGCTTCGTCGGCATCCTGCTCGGCTTCACGATCCTCTCCAGCGCCCTGACCGTCGGCATCCGCGCCGGACTCTCAGCACGCGTTCCTGCAGATGAAGTCATGCGTCTGGCCGACACCATCGCCACCGGTGCACTGACCCGAGGAGCCCAGGTTGATCTGGCGCGGGCGATCTACAGCCAGGGCTTTGCCGCGTCCCTGTGGACTGCGGCCGCAGCAGCGACGCTGGCCAGCCTGGCCGTTGTCCTGCTCAGACCACGCGCCTGA